The following DNA comes from Flavobacterium sp. N3904.
GGAGTGACATACAAAAGGGAAGCATTGTCGATGTACAATATTTTCTTTTCATAATAATTTAAGAATTGGTTAATTTAAGTTAGTGATATTTGTATTGGTTCTAAAAAGCATTGGAAATAATTTGTTCAAATAATTCTTGTTTTCCACTTATTGGCTGAGGTTCTCCCTTTGCACGGGCAATAGCACTAAGGTCTTCAAGGGAAAGCTCCCCTTTTTCGTACTTAGCTCCATTTTCTCCGTCAAATGATCCGTAACGCTTTTGGCGTAATTCTTTATAATTTGATTTTCTTAAAATTTCATCCGCACAGATAAGTCCTCTGGCAAAAACATCCATTCCCGCTATGTGGGCAACAAATTTATCTTCGATATCGATTGAGTTTCTTCTCACTTTAGCGTCGAAGTTGATTCCGCCTCCTTGAATGCCACCACCTTCTAAAATCACCAACATAGATTGGGTAATTTCAAAAACATTAACCGGAAATTGGTCTGTATCCCATCCGTTTTGATAATCTCCACGATTTGCATCGATACTTCCCAACATTCCAGCATCTACAGCCACTTGCAATTCATGTTCGAAAGAGTGTCCTGCAAGAGTGGCGTGATTCACTTCTAAATTCAGTTTGAAATCGTCTTGAAGACCGTGTTTGTGAAGAAATCCTAAAGTAGTAGCCGCATCAAAATCATATTGATGTTTCATCGGTTCCATTGGTTTTGGCTCGATAAGGAAAGTTCCTTTAAAACCTTGTTTGCGAGCATAGTCTCTACAAATGGTTAAAAAACGTGCCATGTGCTCCAACTCTCTTTTCATATCGGTATTCAAAAGGCTCATATATCCTTCTCTTCCTCCCCAGAACACATAATTCTCTCCTCCTAAAGCAATCGTAGCATCAATAGCAATTTTGGCTTGAGCTGCAGCGTACGCCACTACATCAAAATTTGGATTGGTTGAGGCTCCATTCATATAGCGCGGATTGCTAAATAAGTTTGACGTTCCCCACAACAATTTAATTCCTGTTTCTTCTTGTTTGATTTTAGCGTAAGCCACCAAAGCCTGTACACGTTTTTCAAATTCTTCTAAAGTAGGCGCATCGTCTACCAAGTCGACATCATGAAAGCAGTAATAAGGAATTCCCAGTTTGCTCATGAATTCAAAAGCGGCATCCATTTTGTCTTTGGCTCGCTGAATAACATTCTCGCTTTTATCCCATTCAAATGTTTCAGTTCCTGCTCCAAAAGGATCTCCCCCTTTGTTGCATAAGGTATGCCAGTACGCCATAGAAAAACGCAAATGTTCTTTTAGCGTTTTACCTGCTACTATGCGATTTTCATCATACCATTTGAAAGCAAGTGGATTTGTACTTTCTCTACCTTCAAATTTTATGGTATCGATGTTTTTAAAATACGATTGTTTTGTTGTAGTCATTATCATGATTCTAGTTTAATATGATTTTTCCATTCTTGGTATATTTCCTGATATTGTGCAGTCAAAACAGGATTTGGCTCTATTCTATCTATGCATTTTAACCCTTCAAAAGCCTGGTCCAAAGAAGCATAATAGCCAAAACCATAAGCGGCTCCACGCGCTGCTCCTTCTGATCCAGAGGTGTTATATAATTCTAATGTAGTTTGAGTGGTATTGGTAAAAATTTCTCTAAAAACGGGACTCAAAAATAAATTGGCATTTCCGGCACGAACGATCTCTCCCGATGCCCCTACCGATTTCATTACATCAAAACCATAATTCATCGCAAATACAATTCCTTCACAAGCCGAACGAATTAGATGTCCCGACTGATGAATATTAAAATTCAAATTTTGAATTCCTGCATCAACCTTTTTATTATTAAAAATGCGTTCCACCCCATTACCAAAAGGATAAAAACGCAAGCCTTCACTTCCTGCTTTTACTTTTGCCGCTTCGGCATTTAGGGCTTCGTAGGCGATTAAACCAGTTCTGTCTGTCGACATGATTTTACGCAACCACTGGTATAAAATTCCAGAACCATTAATGCACAACATCACACCGTTATTTTTTTGAGCTTCGTTATTATTGACATGCAAAAAGGTATTGATACGGTTTTCTTTATCATAAATATCCTGATTACTTACGGCATAAATAACTGCCGAAGTACCTGCAGTAGTTGCAATTTCTCCTGGTTTTAAAACATTCAGAGACATGGCATTGTTGGGTTGGTCACCACCTCGGTACGTGATTTTTACATCAGGGCTTAATCCCAATTCTGATGCAACATTAGGGTGTACTGTTGCCTGATACCCAAAGTTGGGAACAATTTCAGGAATCTTATCTACGGGAAGTCCCATAGCTTGCAAAACCTCGGTTGCCAAAGCACCTTTTGAGAAGTTCCACAAAGCGGCTTCCGATAAGCCCGAAGTACTTATTTGTGCTTTTCCGGATAGTCTTGCAGCTATAAAATCGCCCGGAAGCATCATGTAAACCGCTTTTTGAAAAATCTCTGGTTCATTGGTTTGAACCCATTTTAATTTGGAAGCCGTAAAATTCCCTGGGCTTCCAAGTATTTGTTGTTGACAAGATTCATGTCCGATTTTGTCATAAACTTGATTTCCTATGCTAGCTGCCCTACTATCACACCAAATGATAGAAGAACGCACTGGATTTATATTTTCATCTGTCAATACCAAACCGTGCATTTGATAAGCAATTCCGATTGCTGCAATTTTTTTTAAATCGATATGTTGTTTGGATCCAAGAGTTTGAATCCCGTTTTTTACATATTCCCACCATTTATTCGGGTCTTGTTCTGCCCAGCCAAATTTAGGAGCAATGATATCCATTTCAAATTCAGGAGCAGTTACCGAAGCTACAGTAATTCCTTTATCGGCATCAAATACCGACAATTTTATAGATGAGCTTCCTAAATCGATTCCTAAAAAATACATGTTCTTGTTATTATATGATTGACTTATTACTGTTTTTTGTACTTTTGGTCAAACAAACCATAACGTTATGGTTAATTTGACTACAAGTATAAGAAGTATTTTTCATATTAACAAAAAATTGAGATTAAATATTTGTAATTAATAAAAAAATGGGTGTGTTTTTAATGATATCTTATACGAAAAAGATAATTTTATATCGTTTTAAATGCTTTTTTTAAATTTAAAACATTGTATTTCAATACATTGAATAATATTTGATTACAAAATAAAAAGTATTTTAATTTTTGAACCAAAAACAGGTTTAATCACAATTGTTTTACAAAATATATTTCTTCATACACGACTGAACTCTTTAAAAAAATATTAATTTAGTGCTAAACTTTGTAAGGCTATGGGAGAAAAAATTATCGATAGGGATTTAATACAAATTCAGGAGCAATCTGCCATGAATGCCATTACTATTGACTGCGTGATATTTGGTTTTGATAACGGAATTCTTGAAGTTCTTTTGGTACAACACGCCGAAGGTATCAGTAAAGGAAGATGGGGATTACCAGGTGGCTGGATCAAGAAGAAAGAAAGTACAGACGATGCTGCTCACCGTTTGCTGGCCGAACTTACCGGAATGGACAATATTTATCTTGAACAGCTAAAAGCTTTTGGAGAACCAGACCGTTTCCCGTTGAGAAGGGTAATTACTATTGGCTATTATGCCCTTGTAAAAAGAGAAGACTATAATATTAAGGCAGGTTTTACCGCTTCGGATGCCAAATGGTATAAGATCAATGAAATTCCCGATTTGATTTATGACCATAATGAAATTCTTGCCTACAGCATAAAAAACCTTCGCAACAGAGTACGTCAAGCTCCACTGGGTTTTAACTTATTGCCTGAAAAATTCACCTTATTACAACTGATGCAACTGTACGAAGAAATTCTGGGGATCGAAATGGACAAATCCAATTTCCGTAGAAAGATTTTACACATGAAATTGCTGGTTCCATTGGATGAAAAACAACAGGATGTTTCGCATCGTGCAGCACAATTGTATAAATTTGACCCTGAAATTTATGAGAAACTAACGCAGAAAGGGTTTAACTTTGAGTTCTAATTCTTGTTATAGTAATTCAAATCATTTTCAATACAATAGTTAGCACAAGCTAATCCCGCTATCCGCTACAATATTAAGGGCTGAACCCCAGCCCATAATGATTTTCACTTTTATCGGGGCTAGGTCATTCGTTTACAGTAGAAAATTGCAGAATAACTATAAAAAAAGACCCGAAAGCTAATCACACTCTCGGGTCTGGAGACCAATAACTAATTAAGACTCCTTTTATATTATAACAAAATAGGTCTCTTAAAATAATAACAATTATCTTATGGTAAATATGACCACAAGATAATAAATGTTTTTAAATTGATACTGTTTAATTTTAAAAATTTTCTCCTTGCCAATTTCTAATAAGCATCTTCTCAATTAATGACAGTTTCTATCCTAATAGATATTGGGATAGAATCTTAGAATCTCCTTTAGATACATCCCAAACTACTTATCAACAGTCTCAAAAATTAACTTTCGTTATCCAAAAGCATAGGCCACTATTCTGTAATTTTGCAACATGTATGCTCTAGTCGATTGTAATAATTTCTATGCTTCCTGCGAACGTGTTTTTCAGCCGAAATTCAACGGTAAACCGGTTGCGATATTATCCAACAATGACGGCTGTGTGATTTCGAGAAGCAACGAAGCCAAAGCCGTTGGAGTACCTATGGGCGCGCCGGCATTTCAGATTAAGGAATTGGTCAAAGAGAAAAATGTTCATTTATTCTCCTCCAATTATCCACTGTATGGCGATTTGAGCAATCGGGTTATGGCGATTTTGAGTCAATTTACCCCAAACCTAGAAATTTACAGCATTGACGAAGCTTTCCTGAATTTTGATGGGTTAAACATTTTGGATTATCACGATTATGGCCTTCAAATGAAAGGACGTGTCCAAAAATGGGTAGGCATTCCGGTTTGCATTGGCTTTGCCGAAACCAAAGCATTATCTAAAGTCGCCAATAAAATTGCCAAAAAATTCCAAGACAGAACCAAAGGAGTTTATGTCATTGACAGCGAAGAAAAACGCATCAAAGCTCTCAAATGGACCAAAATTGAAGATGTTTGGGGCATTGGGTATCGCACTATCAAAAAAGTAAAACTTCGCAATATCAATACCGCACTCGATTTTGTCCAGCCACAGCACGAGGCTTGGATTAAGAAAGAAATGGGAGTTATTGGCCTGCGTCTAAAATATGAATTGGAAGGCAAATCGGTTTTGGACTTGGAGCCCATAGTCGAACAAAAAAAGAGCATTGCCACGACCAGAAGTTTCCCCAAACAAATTGCCGACTTTGATTTACTTCGAGAACGGGTGACTACTTTTGCAGCCGTTTGTGCCGAAAAACTACGCAAACAACATTCCTGTTGCCACACCATTATTGTGATGCTGGTTGTCGATAAACATTCGGTTATAACTTCCAAATATTATTTTAATATGGCCATGACTTTGCCATACGCCTCAAATTCGACAATAACCATTACAAATGCTGCCGTCGAAATGCTGAAGAAATTACACAAAGGCAACGAGGGAATCAAGTTCAAAAAAGCGGGAGTTATCGTCACGGAATTAATCGATGAAAATCAAAAACAATTTCATTTATTTGAGGAAGAAAATCCCAAACATTTGGCTTTAATGAAAGTGATGGACCGACTGAATCACAAAATTGGTGATACCAAAATAAAACTGGCCAGCCAAAATTTAAGTCTGACCTGGAATATGAACCAAAATCATCTTTCGCCCAGATACACTACTAATTTCAAAGATATTCTCGAGATACAATGTCTATAAAAAAAGAACAAAAGCTTACTTTTTTTCGCCCCGACTTTGAAAGCGATAGTCGAATTCCGTACATAAACGAAGGGATTTCGGCGGGTTTCCCCTCACCTGCCGCCGATTTTATGGAAAACAACATTGATTTGAACAAAGAGTTGAGCGAAAATCCTTTGGCTACTTTTTATATCAAAGTCAAAGGCAACTCAATGATTGATGCGGGCATAAACGACAAAGATGTGTTAGTCGTTGACCGAAGTCTGGAACCGCAAAACAATAAAATTGCTATTTGCTTTATCGATGGCGAATTTACCGTAAAACGCATTCAAGTCGAAAAAGACTGTTTGTACCTCATGCCTGAAAACCCCAATTACGAGCCCATAAAAGTCACTGAAGAAAACCAACTCATCATTTGGGGAATGGTGACTTATGTGATAAAGAAAGTGTAAAACTTTGGAAAAGGAACATATTAACGCAAACATCTGTTATATCAATACTTAGTCAAAACTAATGCTGTAAAAAAATTAAATAACAGACAAACCAACAGTAACATGACTGCAAATAAAAACAAAAACGCTGTAAATGCATTACTTTCAGAATATAGAAAAGTAATAATAGAACTGCAAAATGTGATTCAAAATATACCTGACGAAAAGTTGGTTTTGACAATTACTCCAGAAACTAATAACGAGGATTGTCAATCAATTCAAACGATACTTGCTCATGTAGTGAATTCTGGATACGCCTATTGCATTTATATTCGAAATTTGAAAAATGCAACTATTGAACGTCCGAGAAAAGAAATTCGTAAATCAGTACAAGAATATAAAGTTGACCTAAATAATGTTCTTTTATATACTTACGAAACGTTTGAAACTATTTATGATAATGATCTGGAACGCTTTGCCGAATCAGAAAAAATAAAAACATCCTGGGGACAAGTCTACGATATTGAACAATTATTTGAACATGCCATCGTACATATTTTAAGACATCGAAGACAAATAGAAAATTTCAAAACAACATTAGAAATTTAGACAAAGTAGCCACATAAAAAAAGTGTGAAACCAAACGAATTTAGCTTCACACTTTTTTAACTAACTAACAAACTTTATTACCAGAACTTCACGTACAAAGCAGCAATAATCAATAATGTAATTACAATTAAAACCATTGTTTGTGGTTTTACCTTAAACATTTCAGTATCCAATTCGAATGCTTTTGGATTCACTTTTGGTCCTGCAAAACTGATTCCGATCATTAGAATCATCGTAAATAAGAAAGACAATCCCATACAGATATGGAATGGGATTTCGAAACCACCATGCCCATTAGGCCAAGCTGTGTACAATAAGGTTTCATTTCCTAATAATGCAGGCGCAAATTCGTTAAAGAAAACTGACAATAAGAAACCTGAAATCACACCTACAATTGCAGCTGTACCAGTCGTTCTTTTCCAGAACATCCCAAGGAAGAACATTGCAAATACTCCTGGACTAATAAATCCAGTATATTTTTGAATGTAAGTAAAACCACCCACACCGCCAATTCCTAACAAGTCATTCCAAGTAAACATAACCGCAAGAAGCATCGCTGCAAAAACGGCATATCTTCCAATATTTACCTGAGTTCTATCTGAAGCCCCTTTTTGAATGTATTTTTTATGCACGTCCAAAGTATAAATAGTTGATATACTGTTTACTTTACCAGCCAATGAAGCAACAATAGCCGCAGTCAAAGCTGCAACAGATAATCCTTTCAAACCTGTAGGAAGGAATGTTAGCATTGCTGAGTAGGCTCCGTCTTTTCCTCCAACCAATTGTGGTAAATGTCCATTTTCATATAAAACGTAAGCGGCAATACCTGGCAACATTACAATAAGTGGCATCACTAATTTCAACATACCTGCAAACAAAATACCAGTACGAGCCGTTTGCAAATCAGCTCCCAAAGCTCTTTGAGTGATGTATTGGTTACAACCCCAATAGTTAAGATTGATAATCCAGATACCTGCCAAATACGACATTAACCCCGGAAAAGTAAGATACTTATTGATATCCAATTGAGAAGATGTAGCTGTAGGTCTTGGAATAATCATTTTGAAATGCTCTGGTGCTTTTTCCATCAATACTTTGAAACCAGCGATGGCGTCTTGACCAAAACCAAAATAGTGTCCTACTGTAGTCAAAGCAATATAAGACGTAACCAACCCTCCGATAATCAAAACCGCTACCTGAATTACATCGGTATACGCTACCACTTTCATACCTCCTAAAGAGATTAATAAAGCGAAGAAAGCCAAACCTATCATAATAACATGCAAATATTGACCACCTGCCAAACCGTTGATAGCAACAGCTCCTAAGTATAAAATAGAAGTCAAGTTTACAAAAACATATAAAAACAACCAAAAAACAGCCATAATCAAAGCCGTTGATTCGTTATATCTCGTTTTCAAAAATTGAGGCATGGTATAAATCTTGTTTTTCAAATAAACAGGAATAAACCAAACGGCAACAATAATCAAAGCGATAGCGGCAAGCCACTCATATGCAGCAACAGCGATTCCTAAAAAGAATCCTTCACCACTCATTCCAATAAATTGTTCAGCCGAAATGTTTGAAGCGATTAACGAAGCTCCAATAGCCCACCACGTAAGTGATCCTTCTGCAAGGAAATATGCTTTGGCATCGTGCTCGTTTTTTTCACGCTTGCGATAAATCGTATATCCATAAGTGGATACCACGACAAAATAAATAATAAATACTGCGTAATCCGCAAAAGCAAGGTTCTGGCTCATGAGTAAATAGTTTTTTTAAAAATTAATATTAATGAATTGGGGTTATGCGTTGGTTCTTATTTTTTCGAAACTTATAATCTATCTGCTTAAAATTCTTCAACTTTTGAATAAAAATTTGCAATTTTTCATTCTAATTCGTTCTAAAATGTGATATGTGTTTTAATTCCATTATTATTTTATGAATTATTAAAGCCAAATGTAAAATAAAAATATTTATTTTCAATAAAATAAATGTGTTTTTTACATTTATTTTTAATTATCCCATAAATAGTCTGATACAGTACGATTTACCTGTTTAATTAAAATCATTATGATGCAAATTGAGGACTAGTTCTAACTTTTTGTTCCCATTTCCAGGCACTGTCCATGGCGTCTTCCAAAGTCGAAACGGTCTTCCATCCCAAAACGGTATTCGCTTTGTCTGTATTGGCGTACGCCTCAGTTACATCTCCTTCTCTTCGTTCCACAATTTTGTATGGTAATTTTTGACCACTCACTTTTTCGAAAGCGGCAATCACTTCCAATACAGAACTTCCTGTTCCTGTTCCTAAGTTGAAAATCTCTAAAGGCTCTGCATTCTTTTTGTCCAATAATCGTTGCAAAGCGATTACGTGTGCTTTCGCCAAATCGACTACGTGGATATAATCGCGAACGCAAGTACCATCAACCGTTGGGTAATCGTTTCCATAAACCGATAATTCGGCTCGCAAACCCATTCCGGCTTGAGTGATAAATGGAACTAAATTTTGGGGCACACCAATCGGCAATTCTCCAATTTCCCCAGAAGGATGCGCTCCGATTGGGTTGAAATAACGAAGCAGAATAGCATTGATACCGCTTACTTTCACTACATCAGATATGATTTCTTCGCCAATCTGTTTTGTATTTCCGTAAGGAGACAAGGCAGGTTGAATCGGGGTTGTCTCTGCAATTGGCATCACTTCGGCTTGACCGTAAACCGTACAAGACGAACTGAAGATAAAATGAGCTGCTGCCTTTTTCTCCAATTCCTGCAAAATGTAAACCAAAGCACCCAAGTTGTTTTCATAATACAACAACGGATTTTTTACGCTTTCGCCAACCGCTTTAGAAGCTGCAAAATGAATGACTCCCGCAATATCAATATGTTCCATAAAGAAACTTTGCACTGCCAATTTTTCTCTTAAATCGATTGCGGAAAAAATTGGTTTTTTACCTGTAATTCGTTCAATACCATCTAAAACTTCAATAGAAGAATTAGAAAGATTATCAATCACGACTACTTCGAAACCTTGATTTTGCAATTCGACAACGGTGTGGGATCCAATAAAACCTAAACCGCCAGTAACTACTATTTTCATCCTATTTCTTTTTTACTTTTATTACATCTTTTTTGGTTTTATAACAAAACCATAACTGTATTCCTTATTATTCAATCGGTATTGTTCATGTGGCAAAGCACCCCAACTGGTATCGCCTCCTACTCCTCTTTGGGATAAATCTACACAAACTACAACTTCATTTCGTGGAGTAATATCATTGATATGTCGGTATTTTTTAGTCAACCCCGGATCAAAATCTTCAGGATAATTATGTAATGCACTCACACCTAAAGATTGTAATCCGTCTATTTCTATTCCGTTTCCTGAGTTATTAGTTAGCGTTAACCAACGAACATCTGTTTTATATCCATTTTCCTGAGGACGCGTATACGGAACATATTGATCTAAAACTTTACTGCTATAAATTCCCTTGAATGAGGCTGTATTTCGGTCTTGATAATTTTCCCAAGGCCCTCTTCCGTAATAACTAAAAGTATCCAGTTCGTTCTTGAGAGAGAATATCATTCCAAATCGAGGCATTTCCGATAATGGGTTATTTCCTGCCTTGAACGAATTCAACACTTCTAAACTTCCATCTGAATTCATAGCATAAACAATGGTATAAGTCGATGCAACATCTCTTAAGAAAAGAGTAGCCACAACAGTAGTTTTCCCCGCTGTTTCTTTAACTTCTATAGCACTCAAATGAGAAGACTTCCCTGCTGTTCTCCAGACATTACTTTCTACCTGCATATTATTTCCAAAATCATTGTCAGTTGGTGCGCGCCAGAAATTAGGAATCGGCAATTGATTGAAAAACCGTTCACCCTTAGAATTGTAATCTTGAATTAAACCTGTGTTTTTGTTTATTGTTACTTCGACACCAGACGCACTGAGCGTAATCACATCTTTAGTTTCTTTCACAATAGGTTTTGTTTCTTTATCGGCAACTTTTACAAAATAGTTGCTCACTCCTATTGAAAACTGTTCACGAGCCACTTCAAAGTTTTGGGGTAAAACTTCGGTGCCTTTTAAAGTGTAAGCATAAACATTCAACAGATATTCAACCCCATCTTTTGCAACTAATTTTGGTAATTCCAATTGAATTTGCTTTTTGGATTGAGGAGCAAGATTTATATCAATTGTACCCGTCTTTATAACCAAACCATTTTCCAAAACTTCGTATTTGAAAAGATAATTATCAAGGTTTGTGTATCCAAAACCATTTTTTATCTCGATAATTCCTTTGTTCAAATCCACAGCCTTAAAAAGAATATCCTGATACACTTTCTTCACCTCAAAAGCACCAGGATGTGGCTTGCGATCTGGCCAAACCAATCCGTTATGACAAAAATTTTCGTCATTGGTATAATTTTGACTACCCATGTCTCCACCATAAGCCCAATATTTACGGCCTACTTCATCAGTCATTTCAAAACCTTGATCTACCCAATCCCAGATAAATCCG
Coding sequences within:
- the xylA gene encoding xylose isomerase — translated: MTTTKQSYFKNIDTIKFEGRESTNPLAFKWYDENRIVAGKTLKEHLRFSMAYWHTLCNKGGDPFGAGTETFEWDKSENVIQRAKDKMDAAFEFMSKLGIPYYCFHDVDLVDDAPTLEEFEKRVQALVAYAKIKQEETGIKLLWGTSNLFSNPRYMNGASTNPNFDVVAYAAAQAKIAIDATIALGGENYVFWGGREGYMSLLNTDMKRELEHMARFLTICRDYARKQGFKGTFLIEPKPMEPMKHQYDFDAATTLGFLHKHGLQDDFKLNLEVNHATLAGHSFEHELQVAVDAGMLGSIDANRGDYQNGWDTDQFPVNVFEITQSMLVILEGGGIQGGGINFDAKVRRNSIDIEDKFVAHIAGMDVFARGLICADEILRKSNYKELRQKRYGSFDGENGAKYEKGELSLEDLSAIARAKGEPQPISGKQELFEQIISNAF
- a CDS encoding xylulokinase, with the protein product MYFLGIDLGSSSIKLSVFDADKGITVASVTAPEFEMDIIAPKFGWAEQDPNKWWEYVKNGIQTLGSKQHIDLKKIAAIGIAYQMHGLVLTDENINPVRSSIIWCDSRAASIGNQVYDKIGHESCQQQILGSPGNFTASKLKWVQTNEPEIFQKAVYMMLPGDFIAARLSGKAQISTSGLSEAALWNFSKGALATEVLQAMGLPVDKIPEIVPNFGYQATVHPNVASELGLSPDVKITYRGGDQPNNAMSLNVLKPGEIATTAGTSAVIYAVSNQDIYDKENRINTFLHVNNNEAQKNNGVMLCINGSGILYQWLRKIMSTDRTGLIAYEALNAEAAKVKAGSEGLRFYPFGNGVERIFNNKKVDAGIQNLNFNIHQSGHLIRSACEGIVFAMNYGFDVMKSVGASGEIVRAGNANLFLSPVFREIFTNTTQTTLELYNTSGSEGAARGAAYGFGYYASLDQAFEGLKCIDRIEPNPVLTAQYQEIYQEWKNHIKLES
- a CDS encoding NUDIX hydrolase, with translation MGEKIIDRDLIQIQEQSAMNAITIDCVIFGFDNGILEVLLVQHAEGISKGRWGLPGGWIKKKESTDDAAHRLLAELTGMDNIYLEQLKAFGEPDRFPLRRVITIGYYALVKREDYNIKAGFTASDAKWYKINEIPDLIYDHNEILAYSIKNLRNRVRQAPLGFNLLPEKFTLLQLMQLYEEILGIEMDKSNFRRKILHMKLLVPLDEKQQDVSHRAAQLYKFDPEIYEKLTQKGFNFEF
- a CDS encoding Y-family DNA polymerase gives rise to the protein MYALVDCNNFYASCERVFQPKFNGKPVAILSNNDGCVISRSNEAKAVGVPMGAPAFQIKELVKEKNVHLFSSNYPLYGDLSNRVMAILSQFTPNLEIYSIDEAFLNFDGLNILDYHDYGLQMKGRVQKWVGIPVCIGFAETKALSKVANKIAKKFQDRTKGVYVIDSEEKRIKALKWTKIEDVWGIGYRTIKKVKLRNINTALDFVQPQHEAWIKKEMGVIGLRLKYELEGKSVLDLEPIVEQKKSIATTRSFPKQIADFDLLRERVTTFAAVCAEKLRKQHSCCHTIIVMLVVDKHSVITSKYYFNMAMTLPYASNSTITITNAAVEMLKKLHKGNEGIKFKKAGVIVTELIDENQKQFHLFEEENPKHLALMKVMDRLNHKIGDTKIKLASQNLSLTWNMNQNHLSPRYTTNFKDILEIQCL
- a CDS encoding LexA family protein — its product is MSIKKEQKLTFFRPDFESDSRIPYINEGISAGFPSPAADFMENNIDLNKELSENPLATFYIKVKGNSMIDAGINDKDVLVVDRSLEPQNNKIAICFIDGEFTVKRIQVEKDCLYLMPENPNYEPIKVTEENQLIIWGMVTYVIKKV
- a CDS encoding DinB family protein, which codes for MTANKNKNAVNALLSEYRKVIIELQNVIQNIPDEKLVLTITPETNNEDCQSIQTILAHVVNSGYAYCIYIRNLKNATIERPRKEIRKSVQEYKVDLNNVLLYTYETFETIYDNDLERFAESEKIKTSWGQVYDIEQLFEHAIVHILRHRRQIENFKTTLEI
- a CDS encoding sodium/sugar symporter — its product is MSQNLAFADYAVFIIYFVVVSTYGYTIYRKREKNEHDAKAYFLAEGSLTWWAIGASLIASNISAEQFIGMSGEGFFLGIAVAAYEWLAAIALIIVAVWFIPVYLKNKIYTMPQFLKTRYNESTALIMAVFWLFLYVFVNLTSILYLGAVAINGLAGGQYLHVIMIGLAFFALLISLGGMKVVAYTDVIQVAVLIIGGLVTSYIALTTVGHYFGFGQDAIAGFKVLMEKAPEHFKMIIPRPTATSSQLDINKYLTFPGLMSYLAGIWIINLNYWGCNQYITQRALGADLQTARTGILFAGMLKLVMPLIVMLPGIAAYVLYENGHLPQLVGGKDGAYSAMLTFLPTGLKGLSVAALTAAIVASLAGKVNSISTIYTLDVHKKYIQKGASDRTQVNIGRYAVFAAMLLAVMFTWNDLLGIGGVGGFTYIQKYTGFISPGVFAMFFLGMFWKRTTGTAAIVGVISGFLLSVFFNEFAPALLGNETLLYTAWPNGHGGFEIPFHICMGLSFLFTMILMIGISFAGPKVNPKAFELDTEMFKVKPQTMVLIVITLLIIAALYVKFW
- the galE gene encoding UDP-glucose 4-epimerase GalE — translated: MKIVVTGGLGFIGSHTVVELQNQGFEVVVIDNLSNSSIEVLDGIERITGKKPIFSAIDLREKLAVQSFFMEHIDIAGVIHFAASKAVGESVKNPLLYYENNLGALVYILQELEKKAAAHFIFSSSCTVYGQAEVMPIAETTPIQPALSPYGNTKQIGEEIISDVVKVSGINAILLRYFNPIGAHPSGEIGELPIGVPQNLVPFITQAGMGLRAELSVYGNDYPTVDGTCVRDYIHVVDLAKAHVIALQRLLDKKNAEPLEIFNLGTGTGSSVLEVIAAFEKVSGQKLPYKIVERREGDVTEAYANTDKANTVLGWKTVSTLEDAMDSAWKWEQKVRTSPQFAS